A genomic region of Vitreoscilla filiformis contains the following coding sequences:
- a CDS encoding aldehyde dehydrogenase — MTSSLSWADRAAQVRPDGRAVIAGQRVASVAGETFAKHSPIDGRFLADVARGQAADVDAAVRAARQAFDDGRWAARAPAARKRVLQRFAELILGAKEELALLETLDMGKPIQYALSVDVASTARCIQWYAEAIDKVYDEIAPTPRTALALITREPMGVVGAIVPWNYPMIMAAWKLGPALAAGNSVVLKPSEKSPFTALRLAELALEAGLPPGVFNVVPGYGHEAGEALALHMDVDAIGFTGSTRVGRRMLDYAGRSNLKRVYNELGGKSAFVVFDDYADVARAAKTLAGSMFFNQGESCNAPSRVLVHEKVADEFVAVLQAEAPKYAPGHPLDPKTVLGALVDDTQLRTVLGYIEAGHAEGARCVSGGRQVMADTGGYYVEPTVFDGVDNRMKIAREEIFGPVTSVIRFSDEAQAIALANDSAYGLQASVWSDHLNRAHRVARALRAGTIHVNSYDEDDITVPFGGYKQSGNGRDKSLHAFDKYTELKTTWVRLD, encoded by the coding sequence ATGACTTCTTCTCTGTCTTGGGCTGACCGTGCGGCGCAGGTGCGCCCGGATGGTCGCGCCGTCATCGCCGGCCAACGTGTGGCCAGCGTGGCGGGTGAAACCTTCGCCAAACACTCGCCCATCGATGGCCGGTTTTTGGCCGACGTGGCACGCGGCCAAGCCGCCGACGTGGATGCCGCCGTGCGTGCCGCTCGCCAAGCGTTTGACGACGGTCGCTGGGCCGCCCGGGCTCCAGCGGCACGCAAGCGCGTGTTGCAACGCTTTGCCGAGCTGATCCTCGGGGCCAAAGAGGAGCTGGCGCTGCTGGAAACGCTGGACATGGGCAAGCCCATCCAGTACGCCCTGAGCGTGGATGTGGCTTCGACGGCGCGTTGCATCCAGTGGTACGCCGAGGCCATTGATAAGGTGTACGACGAAATCGCACCGACCCCACGCACCGCGCTGGCGCTCATCACCCGCGAGCCGATGGGGGTGGTCGGCGCCATCGTGCCGTGGAATTACCCGATGATCATGGCGGCCTGGAAACTCGGGCCGGCGTTGGCGGCGGGCAATTCCGTGGTGTTGAAGCCGAGCGAAAAATCCCCGTTCACCGCGCTGCGGTTGGCCGAGCTGGCGCTGGAAGCCGGCTTGCCGCCGGGGGTATTCAACGTCGTGCCCGGTTACGGCCACGAGGCCGGCGAGGCGCTGGCCTTGCACATGGATGTGGACGCCATCGGCTTCACCGGCTCCACCCGCGTCGGGCGGCGCATGTTGGACTACGCTGGGCGCTCCAACCTCAAGCGGGTTTACAACGAGCTGGGGGGCAAATCCGCTTTCGTGGTGTTTGACGATTACGCCGATGTCGCCCGGGCTGCCAAAACCCTGGCGGGCAGCATGTTTTTCAACCAGGGCGAAAGCTGCAACGCACCCTCGCGTGTGCTGGTGCATGAAAAAGTGGCGGACGAATTCGTCGCCGTGCTGCAAGCCGAAGCGCCAAAGTACGCCCCCGGCCACCCGCTCGACCCGAAAACCGTGCTCGGTGCGTTGGTGGACGACACTCAGTTGCGCACCGTCTTGGGCTACATCGAAGCGGGCCACGCCGAGGGCGCACGCTGCGTCAGCGGCGGGCGGCAGGTGATGGCGGACACGGGCGGTTACTACGTCGAACCCACGGTGTTCGACGGTGTGGACAACCGCATGAAAATCGCCCGGGAGGAGATTTTTGGCCCCGTCACCAGCGTGATTCGGTTCAGCGACGAGGCGCAGGCCATCGCGTTGGCCAACGATTCGGCTTATGGCTTGCAGGCCAGCGTCTGGAGTGACCATCTCAACCGGGCGCACCGCGTGGCGCGGGCGTTGCGGGCGGGCACCATCCACGTCAATTCGTACGACGAGGACGACATCACCGTGCCCTTCGGTGGCTACAAACAAAGCGGCAATGGCCGGGACAAGTCTCTGCACGCCTTTGACAAGTACACCGAGCTGAAAACCACCTGGGTGCGCTTGGACTGA
- a CDS encoding DUF3138 family protein, whose protein sequence is MNPVTTLIRPTVLMLALAAAFPAAAQSAKALTAEEMLKELQILRDRVTVLEQELQAQKAKQAENPPGMTPEQQAEFSRIATKAEATQDSLVDNGLSRLKLSGYIEPAFVYNQRQKRAGFQFLNQSPYGYSYDTSYMGAAVLDIQKETDSGTLWRLTLAPNRSAGMVVDGVSIVQEASVSVPIDGQTRVIAGQLPDWSGYEYMQPTLNPFTSHNLLFDFTLPTAYTGAGVEWKEGKWWVRTALANVNASMRQATERSPAWAFRVDYAKGEFGGWGFASLIGKAPRFYDDASSGETVQKADMAVLLEVDGWFTRGDWTLGGQLSYGQQKNGAIARAADGSFQDSQWYGVSGMVGYSLSPRMQLLARADYLNNSKNGGGLFTYNYADGINGIGPGQNVGDDPQRGANRYALTVGVKYLVNPNTTFKAEYRLDGADRAVFEDVGSGTYKKTNNMVATSMVVNF, encoded by the coding sequence ATGAACCCCGTGACCACGTTGATCCGTCCCACCGTGCTGATGCTGGCGCTGGCGGCGGCCTTCCCGGCGGCTGCCCAATCGGCCAAAGCGCTGACAGCCGAAGAAATGCTCAAGGAGCTGCAAATCCTGCGCGATCGGGTGACGGTTCTTGAACAGGAATTGCAAGCCCAAAAAGCCAAGCAGGCCGAAAACCCACCCGGCATGACCCCCGAGCAGCAAGCCGAGTTCAGCCGCATCGCCACCAAGGCCGAAGCCACGCAGGACAGTTTGGTGGACAACGGCCTGTCGCGCCTCAAGCTGTCCGGGTACATCGAGCCGGCGTTCGTCTACAACCAGCGGCAAAAACGGGCGGGGTTCCAGTTCCTCAACCAATCACCCTATGGCTACAGCTACGACACGTCCTACATGGGTGCCGCCGTGCTGGACATCCAAAAGGAAACCGACAGCGGCACCCTCTGGCGCTTGACCTTGGCCCCGAACCGCTCCGCCGGCATGGTGGTGGATGGGGTGAGCATCGTGCAGGAGGCCAGCGTGTCTGTGCCGATCGATGGGCAGACTCGGGTGATTGCCGGCCAGTTGCCGGACTGGTCGGGCTACGAGTACATGCAGCCCACGCTCAACCCCTTCACCAGCCACAACCTGCTGTTTGACTTCACGTTGCCCACGGCCTACACCGGCGCTGGCGTGGAATGGAAGGAAGGCAAGTGGTGGGTACGCACCGCGTTGGCCAACGTCAACGCGTCGATGCGCCAAGCCACCGAGCGCTCACCCGCCTGGGCCTTCCGCGTGGACTATGCCAAGGGAGAATTCGGCGGCTGGGGTTTTGCCAGCTTGATTGGCAAGGCGCCGCGTTTCTATGACGACGCCAGCAGCGGCGAAACCGTGCAAAAAGCCGACATGGCTGTGTTGCTGGAGGTGGATGGCTGGTTCACACGGGGCGACTGGACGCTGGGCGGCCAGCTCAGCTACGGCCAGCAAAAGAACGGCGCCATCGCCCGGGCAGCCGATGGCAGCTTCCAGGACTCGCAGTGGTACGGCGTGTCTGGCATGGTGGGTTACAGCCTGTCGCCACGCATGCAACTGCTGGCGCGGGCGGACTACCTCAACAACAGCAAGAACGGCGGCGGGCTGTTCACCTACAACTATGCGGACGGCATCAACGGCATTGGCCCAGGCCAAAACGTGGGCGACGATCCGCAGCGCGGCGCCAACCGTTACGCGCTCACCGTGGGGGTGAAGTACCTCGTCAACCCGAACACCACGTTCAAAGCCGAGTACCGGTTGGATGGCGCAGATCGGGCGGTGTTCGAAGATGTGGGCTCGGGCACCTACAAGAAGACCAACAACATGGTCGCCACCTCCATGGTGGTCAACTTCTGA
- a CDS encoding ABC transporter permease produces MFRTSDAFNRGFARSWLAAGFVFLYLPIVALVVFSFNDSPVANVWRGFTLKWYSQLLDDQELLAGLWLSMKVAFFTACGSVVLGTFAAFTLVKYRRFFGRTVFSGMVNAPLVMPEVVVGLSLLLMLVSVQRVLGFPERGLSTIWLGHLLLGMAYATVVIEARLREVNPQLEEAAMDLGAHPHQVFFLVTLPLIAQALMSAWLLTFTLSLDDVVLSAFLSGPGSTTLPLVIFSRARLGLNPSVNAVATLIVIVVALGVVAASYMIARNERRRLLEMTSHRP; encoded by the coding sequence ATGTTCCGCACTTCGGATGCGTTCAATCGAGGCTTTGCGCGCAGTTGGCTGGCGGCGGGCTTTGTGTTCCTCTACCTGCCCATCGTGGCGCTGGTGGTGTTTTCGTTCAACGATTCGCCGGTGGCCAACGTGTGGCGCGGTTTCACACTCAAGTGGTACAGCCAATTGTTGGACGACCAGGAACTCCTGGCCGGCTTGTGGCTGTCCATGAAAGTGGCGTTTTTCACCGCCTGCGGCTCGGTGGTGCTGGGCACCTTCGCGGCCTTCACGCTGGTGAAGTACCGGCGTTTTTTCGGGCGCACGGTGTTTTCGGGCATGGTGAACGCGCCACTGGTGATGCCGGAGGTGGTGGTGGGCCTGTCGCTGCTGCTGATGCTGGTGTCGGTGCAGCGCGTGCTGGGGTTCCCTGAGCGGGGCCTGAGCACGATTTGGCTCGGCCACTTGCTGCTGGGCATGGCCTATGCCACGGTGGTGATTGAAGCGCGTCTGCGCGAAGTCAACCCGCAACTGGAAGAGGCGGCCATGGATCTGGGCGCGCACCCGCACCAAGTCTTTTTCTTGGTGACGCTGCCGCTGATCGCCCAGGCGCTGATGTCGGCGTGGTTGCTGACCTTCACGCTGTCGCTGGATGACGTGGTGCTGTCGGCCTTCCTGTCCGGGCCGGGTTCGACCACGCTGCCGCTGGTGATTTTTTCGCGGGCCCGGCTGGGCTTGAATCCCAGCGTGAATGCTGTGGCCACGCTCATCGTCATCGTGGTGGCGCTGGGGGTGGTGGCGGCCAGCTACATGATCGCCCGCAACGAGCGTCGCCGCTTGTTGGAAATGACCTCCCACCGCCCTTGA
- a CDS encoding ABC transporter permease has product MLERLRTLRPAWLAGRSAVIAVPYGWLLIFFLLPFLILAKISVSEMETVVIKDLITFKDGLLVLSLKLSNYVFMTEDELYFKTYLASLKYAGITTLLCLLIGYPFAYFMARAKSTVQPLLLMLVMLPFWTSFLLRVYAWKGLLSDHGWISDLLIATGLDGLLFSAGLIPAEGKFMNSPFSLVLGMTYTYLPFMVLPLYSNLSKMDLRLLEAAADLGATPWTAFWKITVPLSKAGIIAGAMLVFIPCVGEFVIPELLGGPETLMIGRVVWDEFFSNNDWPMASSLAVVMVLLIIVPLAIFNKYQAESQEKR; this is encoded by the coding sequence ATGCTGGAACGCTTGCGCACGTTGCGCCCGGCTTGGCTGGCGGGACGTTCCGCCGTCATCGCTGTGCCTTATGGCTGGCTGCTGATTTTTTTCCTGCTGCCGTTCCTGATCTTGGCCAAGATCAGCGTGTCCGAAATGGAGACGGTGGTGATCAAGGATCTGATCACCTTCAAGGACGGGCTGTTGGTGCTCAGCCTCAAACTGAGCAATTACGTCTTCATGACCGAAGACGAGTTGTATTTCAAGACTTACCTGGCCAGCTTGAAATACGCCGGCATCACCACGCTGCTGTGTTTGCTCATCGGCTACCCGTTCGCCTACTTCATGGCACGGGCCAAAAGCACGGTGCAACCCCTGTTGCTGATGCTGGTGATGCTGCCGTTTTGGACCTCGTTTTTGCTGCGCGTCTACGCCTGGAAAGGGTTGCTGTCCGATCACGGCTGGATCTCGGATCTGCTGATCGCCACCGGGCTGGACGGCCTGCTGTTCAGCGCGGGGTTGATTCCAGCGGAAGGCAAGTTCATGAACTCGCCGTTCTCGCTGGTGCTGGGCATGACTTACACCTATTTGCCCTTCATGGTGCTGCCGCTGTACTCCAACCTGTCCAAAATGGATTTGCGCTTGCTGGAAGCCGCCGCCGACCTGGGCGCCACGCCGTGGACGGCGTTCTGGAAGATCACCGTGCCGCTGTCCAAGGCCGGGATCATCGCCGGGGCGATGTTGGTGTTCATTCCGTGCGTCGGTGAGTTTGTCATTCCTGAGCTGCTGGGCGGCCCGGAAACGCTGATGATCGGCCGCGTGGTGTGGGATGAGTTCTTCTCCAACAACGATTGGCCCATGGCGTCCAGCCTGGCGGTGGTGATGGTGCTGCTCATCATCGTGCCGCTGGCAATCTTCAACAAATACCAAGCCGAATCCCAGGAGAAGCGCTGA
- a CDS encoding ABC transporter ATP-binding protein has product MPVRTPDSAFLQIQQVVKDFGGYRAVNNVSLDIAKGEIFALLGSSGCGKTTLLRMLAGFETPTSGRIVLNGQDLAGLPPYQRPLNMMFQSYALFPHMTVWDNIAFGLRRDGLPKDQVAERVDAMLKLVQLAKYGQRKPHQLSGGQQQRVALARSLAKQPQLLLLDEPLGALDKKLREQTQIELVNIIEQVGVTCVMVTHDQEEAMTMASRIAIMSEGHFLQVGTPSEIYETPQTRFVADFIGNVNLMDGTLIEDEADHVVVECADTQHFVGHGITGTLGMAVSVALRPEKIHLSHQPPADTVHNCAQGTVKEMSYFGSFTVFRIQLASGQMLKVSLANTTRHSDESFTWGDAVWAYWSDSSQVVLTQ; this is encoded by the coding sequence ATCCCGGTTCGCACTCCCGACAGCGCCTTTCTGCAAATTCAACAGGTGGTGAAGGACTTTGGTGGCTACAGAGCCGTCAACAACGTCAGCCTGGACATCGCCAAGGGAGAAATCTTCGCCCTGCTCGGTTCATCCGGGTGCGGCAAGACCACGTTGTTGCGCATGCTGGCCGGGTTCGAGACGCCCACTTCGGGGCGCATCGTGCTCAACGGACAGGACTTGGCCGGGCTGCCGCCCTACCAACGCCCGTTGAACATGATGTTTCAGAGCTACGCCCTCTTTCCCCACATGACGGTGTGGGACAACATCGCCTTCGGCCTGCGCCGCGATGGTCTGCCCAAAGACCAAGTGGCCGAGCGGGTCGATGCCATGCTTAAGTTGGTGCAACTGGCCAAGTATGGCCAGCGCAAACCGCACCAGCTTTCGGGCGGCCAGCAGCAGCGCGTCGCCCTGGCGCGCAGTTTGGCCAAACAGCCGCAACTGCTGCTGCTGGACGAACCCCTGGGTGCGCTGGACAAAAAACTGCGCGAACAAACCCAGATCGAATTGGTGAACATCATCGAGCAGGTCGGCGTGACCTGCGTGATGGTGACGCACGACCAGGAAGAGGCCATGACCATGGCCAGCCGCATCGCCATCATGAGCGAGGGCCATTTCCTGCAAGTTGGCACCCCGAGCGAGATTTACGAAACGCCGCAAACCCGCTTCGTGGCGGACTTCATCGGCAACGTCAACCTGATGGACGGCACGCTGATCGAGGATGAGGCCGACCACGTCGTCGTTGAGTGTGCGGACACTCAACACTTCGTCGGCCACGGCATCACGGGGACGCTGGGCATGGCGGTGTCCGTGGCGCTGCGCCCGGAAAAAATCCACCTCAGCCACCAACCGCCCGCCGACACGGTACACAACTGCGCGCAGGGTACGGTAAAAGAGATGTCCTACTTCGGCAGCTTCACGGTGTTTCGCATCCAACTGGCCAGCGGGCAGATGCTCAAGGTCAGCCTGGCCAACACCACGCGCCACAGTGATGAAAGTTTCACCTGGGGGGACGCGGTCTGGGCCTACTGGTCGGATTCGTCCCAAGTCGTGCTGACGCAATAA